Proteins from a genomic interval of Paenibacillus lentus:
- the rpoC gene encoding DNA-directed RNA polymerase subunit beta': MLDVNNFEFMKIGLASPDKIRSWSRGEVKKPETINYRTLKPEKEGLFCEKIFGPTKDWECHCGKYKRVRYKGVVCDRCGVEVTRAKVRRERMGHIELAAPVSHIWYFKGIPSRMGLALDMSPRSLEEIIYFASYVVTDPGETPLEKKQLLSEKEYRSYREKYGYGFQAGMGAEAVKKLLQDLDIDKELEFLKEELRTAQGQRRNRAIKRLEVIEAFRNSGNEPEWMILDVLPVIPPELRPMVQLDGGRFATSDLNDLYRRVINRNNRLKRLLDLGAPDIIVQNEKRMLQEAVDALIDNGRRGRPVTGPGNRPLKSLSHMLKGKQGRFRQNLLGKRVDYSGRSVIVVGPYLKMYQCGLPKEMALELFKPFVMKELVNKGLAHNIKSAKRKVERVSPEVWDVLEEVIKEHPVLLNRAPTLHRLGIQAFEPILVEGRAIRLHPLVCTAYNADFDGDQMAVHVPLSAEAQAEARILMLASGNILNPKDGKPVVTPSQDMVLGSFYLTMDDKEAKGTGMILGSAHEAISAYQRGTVSLHARVAIPAKALGKTSFTEAQQNALLVTTIGRIIFNEIFPASFPYINEPSRTNLFQGTPDHYFIYDKGANIVERILAVPQTGGIGKEHLGEIIGRCFEIYHTTETSVILDKIKQTGFTYSTRAGVSIAVSDVVVPDAKQEILRESEEKVRVVTNQYRRGLITNEERYDRVIDIWSKSKDQITDVLMKSMDRFNSIMLMVDSKARGNKSQITQLGGMRGLMANPSGRIIELPIKSNFREGLTVLEYFLSTHGARKGLADTALRTADSGYLTRRLVDVAQDVIVREEDCGTDKGFTVGVIQDGKEVIEDLYDRIEGRYSFETIKHPQTGEIIVHRNELIDSDKAHEVVGAGVTKLQIRSVLSCRARHGVCKKCYGRNLATGKHVEIGEAVGIIAAQSIGEPGTQLTMRTFHTGGVAGDDITQGLPRIQELFEARNPKGQATISEIDGVIKEIREAKDRREIEVQGEAETKVYSVTYGSRLRVSEGQEIEAGDELTDGSIDPKEILRIKGIRGVQNYILQEVQRVYRNQGVEINDKHIEVMIKQMLRKIRIVDAGDTPLLPGSFVDLYEYEMANKEAILSGKEPAVAKPVLLGITKASLETDSFLSAASFQETTRVLTDAAIKGKVDKLLGLKENVIIGKLIPAGTGMNRYRSVQFEEPENAETTEESLEQPVSVE; the protein is encoded by the coding sequence TTGTTGGACGTCAACAACTTCGAGTTTATGAAAATTGGGCTTGCTTCCCCAGATAAAATTCGTTCTTGGTCCCGCGGAGAAGTGAAGAAACCGGAAACGATCAACTACCGTACGTTGAAGCCGGAAAAGGAAGGGCTGTTCTGTGAGAAAATTTTCGGCCCAACCAAAGACTGGGAATGTCATTGCGGTAAGTATAAGCGTGTCCGTTATAAAGGCGTCGTCTGTGATCGTTGCGGCGTTGAAGTGACAAGAGCCAAAGTTCGCCGTGAGCGCATGGGTCACATTGAGTTGGCCGCTCCGGTATCCCATATCTGGTATTTTAAAGGGATCCCAAGCCGTATGGGTCTGGCACTTGATATGTCTCCACGTTCATTGGAAGAGATTATTTACTTTGCATCTTATGTCGTTACCGATCCAGGCGAAACTCCGCTGGAGAAAAAGCAGCTCCTGTCCGAGAAGGAATACCGCAGCTATCGCGAGAAATACGGCTACGGCTTCCAAGCTGGCATGGGTGCTGAGGCGGTTAAAAAATTGCTTCAGGATCTCGATATCGACAAAGAGCTTGAGTTTTTGAAAGAAGAGCTGCGCACGGCTCAAGGCCAACGCCGTAATCGTGCGATCAAACGCCTGGAAGTCATCGAAGCTTTCCGTAATTCCGGCAATGAACCGGAGTGGATGATTCTCGATGTGCTTCCGGTCATTCCGCCAGAACTTCGTCCGATGGTACAGCTGGATGGTGGTCGTTTTGCGACATCTGACCTGAATGACCTGTATCGTCGTGTCATTAACCGTAACAACCGTCTCAAACGGCTACTTGATCTCGGTGCACCGGATATTATCGTGCAAAACGAGAAGCGCATGCTGCAGGAAGCGGTTGACGCCTTGATCGATAACGGTCGTCGCGGACGTCCGGTAACAGGCCCAGGTAACCGTCCGCTCAAATCCCTTAGCCACATGCTGAAAGGGAAGCAAGGACGCTTCCGTCAGAACTTGCTCGGTAAACGGGTTGACTATTCCGGTCGTTCCGTTATCGTCGTAGGGCCTTACTTGAAAATGTATCAATGCGGTTTGCCTAAAGAAATGGCGCTTGAACTGTTTAAGCCATTTGTTATGAAGGAACTGGTCAACAAAGGTCTGGCTCATAACATTAAGAGTGCAAAACGCAAAGTTGAACGCGTCAGTCCTGAAGTATGGGACGTGCTTGAAGAAGTAATTAAAGAGCATCCGGTATTGCTTAACCGTGCGCCTACGCTTCACCGTTTGGGGATTCAGGCATTCGAGCCGATCCTTGTCGAAGGTCGTGCGATTCGTCTGCATCCGCTCGTATGTACCGCTTATAATGCGGACTTTGACGGTGACCAGATGGCGGTTCACGTGCCGCTTAGTGCTGAAGCTCAAGCAGAAGCGCGGATTCTGATGCTTGCCTCCGGCAACATTCTGAACCCGAAAGACGGTAAGCCGGTCGTTACTCCTTCTCAGGATATGGTTCTCGGCTCCTTCTATCTGACGATGGACGACAAGGAAGCGAAGGGAACGGGGATGATCCTCGGTTCGGCGCATGAAGCTATCTCCGCTTACCAACGGGGAACGGTATCGCTACATGCACGTGTGGCTATCCCGGCTAAAGCGCTTGGCAAAACAAGCTTTACCGAAGCTCAGCAAAATGCGCTGCTTGTGACGACGATTGGCCGGATTATTTTCAATGAAATTTTTCCAGCCAGCTTCCCGTATATTAACGAGCCTTCGCGCACCAATCTGTTCCAAGGAACGCCGGATCATTACTTTATTTATGACAAAGGCGCTAACATTGTTGAACGGATTCTGGCCGTGCCGCAAACCGGAGGAATTGGTAAAGAACACCTCGGAGAAATTATCGGCCGTTGCTTTGAAATTTACCATACGACGGAAACGTCGGTTATTCTCGATAAAATCAAACAAACCGGCTTCACATACTCTACTCGCGCTGGGGTTAGTATTGCTGTGTCCGACGTTGTTGTTCCGGATGCAAAGCAAGAAATTCTGCGTGAGTCGGAAGAGAAGGTCCGCGTCGTTACGAATCAGTACCGCCGTGGCTTGATTACGAACGAAGAGCGTTATGACCGTGTCATCGACATCTGGTCCAAATCGAAGGATCAAATTACCGATGTACTCATGAAATCGATGGATCGTTTTAACTCTATCATGCTCATGGTCGATTCCAAGGCGCGGGGGAATAAATCTCAGATTACACAGCTTGGCGGTATGCGGGGACTGATGGCTAACCCATCCGGCAGAATCATCGAGCTTCCGATCAAGTCGAACTTCCGTGAAGGTCTGACGGTTCTCGAGTACTTCCTCTCGACGCATGGTGCGCGGAAAGGTCTGGCGGATACTGCACTTCGTACCGCTGACTCCGGTTACTTGACACGTCGTCTCGTCGACGTTGCTCAGGACGTTATCGTCCGCGAGGAAGATTGCGGTACGGATAAAGGCTTTACCGTTGGCGTTATTCAGGACGGTAAAGAGGTTATCGAGGATCTGTACGACCGAATTGAAGGGCGTTATTCCTTTGAAACGATCAAGCATCCTCAAACGGGTGAAATTATCGTTCACCGCAATGAATTAATTGATTCTGACAAGGCGCATGAAGTGGTAGGCGCTGGCGTTACTAAACTGCAAATCCGTTCTGTGCTGAGCTGTCGCGCACGCCATGGCGTATGTAAGAAATGTTACGGCCGCAACCTGGCTACAGGTAAGCATGTGGAAATTGGTGAAGCAGTTGGTATCATCGCAGCGCAATCCATCGGTGAGCCAGGAACTCAGCTCACGATGCGTACGTTCCATACCGGGGGCGTTGCCGGAGACGATATTACCCAAGGTTTGCCGCGTATTCAGGAGCTGTTCGAGGCCCGTAATCCGAAAGGTCAAGCCACGATCAGTGAAATCGACGGCGTAATCAAGGAAATTCGCGAAGCCAAAGACCGTCGTGAAATCGAGGTACAAGGTGAAGCGGAGACGAAAGTATATTCCGTTACTTATGGTTCCCGCTTGCGCGTTAGCGAAGGTCAGGAGATTGAAGCGGGCGACGAACTGACAGATGGTTCGATTGACCCGAAAGAAATTCTGCGTATCAAAGGGATCCGCGGTGTACAGAACTATATCCTTCAGGAAGTTCAGCGTGTATACCGTAACCAAGGCGTTGAAATTAACGATAAACACATTGAGGTTATGATCAAACAAATGCTTCGTAAGATCCGAATTGTGGATGCAGGGGATACGCCTCTTCTACCGGGGTCCTTCGTTGATCTCTATGAATATGAGATGGCAAATAAAGAAGCAATTCTGTCCGGCAAAGAGCCAGCAGTTGCTAAACCTGTCCTTCTCGGGATTACGAAAGCATCGCTGGAGACAGATTCCTTCCTGTCGGCGGCTTCCTTCCAGGAAACGACCCGGGTACTTACCGATGCGGCTATCAAGGGTAAAGTGGATAAACTGCTTGGCCTGAAAGAGAACGTTATTATCGGTAAACTGATTCCAGCTGGTACGGGGATGAACCGTTATCGCAGCGTACAGTTTGAAGAACCGGAGAATGCTGAAACTACCGAGGAAAGTCTTGAGCAGCCGGTATCGGTTGAATAG
- a CDS encoding ribosomal L7Ae/L30e/S12e/Gadd45 family protein — protein sequence MSNDRGLQDAHVKIGTKQTMRMVELGRAEEVYVAEDADPRLTSKIIALCNQHGVKLTYVDTMHDLGKACGIEVGAAMAAIVKR from the coding sequence ATGTCTAACGATAGAGGGCTACAGGACGCTCATGTCAAAATCGGTACGAAGCAAACGATGCGAATGGTAGAGCTCGGTCGTGCCGAAGAAGTTTATGTGGCTGAAGATGCAGATCCGCGCCTTACATCGAAGATTATCGCTCTGTGTAATCAACATGGAGTCAAACTGACTTATGTGGATACCATGCACGATCTCGGCAAGGCTTGCGGGATTGAGGTGGGAGCAGCGATGGCTGCGATTGTAAAGAGATAG
- the rpsL gene encoding 30S ribosomal protein S12, whose product MPTINQLVRKGRQDKVYKSKSPALHRGFNALKREATELKSPQKRGVCTRVGTMTPKKPNSALRKYARVRLTNRVEVTAYIPGIGHNLQEHSVVLIRGGRVKDLPGVRYHIVRGALDTAGVNNRMQARSKYGAKRPKDKK is encoded by the coding sequence ATGCCAACAATTAACCAATTGGTACGTAAAGGTCGTCAAGACAAAGTTTACAAATCCAAATCACCAGCATTGCATAGAGGGTTTAACGCACTCAAACGCGAAGCTACTGAATTGAAATCACCTCAAAAACGTGGGGTGTGCACTCGGGTAGGAACTATGACTCCTAAAAAACCGAACTCCGCACTTCGTAAATACGCGCGTGTTCGTTTGACGAACCGTGTTGAGGTGACAGCTTATATCCCAGGAATTGGGCACAACCTGCAAGAGCACAGTGTCGTGCTAATTCGCGGTGGCCGGGTCAAAGACCTTCCGGGGGTACGTTATCATATCGTTCGCGGAGCGTTGGATACAGCTGGAGTAAACAATCGTATGCAAGCTCGTTCCAAATACGGTGCGAAACGTCCGAAAGATAAGAAATAA
- the rpsG gene encoding 30S ribosomal protein S7 — MPRKGPVAKRDVLPDPVYNSKLVTRLINRIMLDGKRGVAQSILYNAFNIIQERTGNDPMEVFEAAIKNIMPVLEVKARRVGGSNYQVPIEVKPERRTALGLRWLVNYSRNRGEKTMEERLAAEIIDASNNTGASVKKREDTHKMAEANKAFAHYRW; from the coding sequence ATGCCACGCAAAGGTCCAGTTGCCAAAAGAGACGTATTGCCGGATCCGGTGTATAACAGCAAACTTGTTACTCGCTTGATCAACCGCATTATGCTCGACGGTAAACGCGGTGTTGCTCAAAGCATCCTTTATAACGCTTTTAACATCATTCAAGAGCGTACAGGGAACGACCCAATGGAAGTTTTTGAAGCAGCAATCAAGAACATCATGCCGGTATTGGAAGTAAAAGCTCGTCGTGTCGGCGGATCCAACTACCAAGTGCCTATCGAAGTAAAACCAGAGAGACGTACTGCTCTGGGACTACGTTGGCTCGTGAACTACTCCCGCAACCGCGGAGAGAAGACGATGGAAGAGCGTTTGGCTGCAGAGATTATCGATGCATCCAACAACACAGGTGCTTCCGTTAAGAAACGTGAAGACACGCACAAAATGGCCGAAGCGAACAAAGCGTTCGCACACTACCGCTGGTAG
- the fusA gene encoding elongation factor G has product MAREFSLKNTRNIGIMAHIDAGKTTTTERILFYTGRTHKIGETHEGSATMDWMDQEQERGITITSAATTASWKNHRVNIIDTPGHVDFTVEVERSLRVLDGAVGVFSAKEGVEPQSETVWRQADKYSVPRIAYVNKMDIIGADYLSVVNDMRERLQANAVAIQLPIGAEDNFVGIIDIVAERAYIYKDNMGQNIEETDIPEDYKAQVEELRNELVEKVAELDEDLTMKYLEGEEITVEEIKAALRKGVVEVKIFPVICGSSYRNKGVQLMLDAVVDYLPSPIDVPSIQGHLEDGTVVERHSSDEEPFSALAFKIMTDPYVGKLTFFRVYSGVLQSGSYVLNATKGKRERIGRILQMHANSRQEITEVYAGDIASAVGLKDTGTGDTLCDEKNPVILESMNFPDPVIEIAVEPKTKADQDKMGVALSKLTEEDPTLRAHTDEETGQTILAGMGELHLDIIIERMRREFKVDTNVGKPQVAYRETFKAPARVEGKFVRQSGGRGQYGHVWVEFEPLEAGSGNQFDSKIVGGAVPREYIAPAQQGIEEAMKNGVLAGFPLVDVKATIVDGSYHDVDSSEMAFKIAGSMALKAAKDKCQAVLLEPIMKVEVTVPEEYMGDVMGMLNSRRGRIEGMDARGSAQIIRAKVPLSEMFGYSTTLRSGTQGRGVFSMELSHYEEVPRNISEEIVSKHKGEE; this is encoded by the coding sequence ATGGCAAGAGAGTTCTCCTTGAAGAATACACGTAACATCGGGATCATGGCGCATATTGACGCTGGTAAGACAACGACAACGGAGCGTATTTTGTTCTATACAGGCCGTACGCATAAAATTGGCGAAACCCATGAGGGTTCGGCTACTATGGACTGGATGGATCAAGAGCAGGAACGTGGTATTACCATTACTTCTGCAGCTACAACCGCTTCTTGGAAAAATCACCGCGTTAATATCATTGATACCCCGGGACACGTCGACTTCACTGTTGAAGTTGAACGTTCCCTTCGTGTATTGGACGGGGCAGTAGGTGTGTTTAGTGCCAAGGAAGGCGTTGAGCCTCAGTCGGAAACCGTTTGGAGACAGGCTGACAAATATAGCGTTCCTCGTATTGCTTATGTCAATAAAATGGACATCATCGGTGCTGATTACCTCAGCGTTGTAAACGATATGCGCGAGCGTCTCCAAGCGAATGCAGTTGCAATCCAACTGCCAATCGGTGCGGAGGATAATTTTGTCGGTATTATCGACATTGTTGCTGAGAGAGCATATATCTACAAAGACAACATGGGCCAAAACATCGAAGAGACCGATATTCCTGAGGATTATAAAGCTCAAGTAGAAGAGCTTCGCAATGAACTGGTTGAGAAGGTAGCGGAACTGGACGAGGACTTGACAATGAAATACCTCGAGGGCGAGGAAATCACTGTTGAGGAAATCAAAGCAGCACTTCGCAAGGGTGTTGTTGAAGTTAAAATCTTCCCGGTTATTTGCGGATCTTCCTACCGTAACAAAGGGGTTCAGCTGATGCTGGATGCTGTTGTAGATTACCTGCCTTCTCCGATTGATGTACCGAGCATTCAAGGTCATCTTGAAGATGGTACGGTGGTTGAGCGTCACTCTTCTGACGAAGAGCCGTTCTCAGCATTGGCATTTAAAATTATGACTGACCCTTATGTTGGTAAGCTTACGTTCTTCCGCGTATACTCCGGTGTTCTTCAATCCGGTTCGTACGTGCTGAATGCAACGAAAGGCAAACGTGAGCGGATCGGTCGTATCCTGCAAATGCACGCAAACAGCCGTCAAGAGATCACTGAAGTTTACGCAGGTGATATCGCTTCGGCGGTTGGTTTGAAAGATACGGGAACAGGTGATACACTGTGTGATGAGAAGAATCCGGTAATCTTGGAGTCCATGAACTTCCCTGATCCGGTTATCGAAATCGCAGTTGAACCTAAAACTAAAGCGGACCAAGACAAGATGGGTGTTGCTCTCAGCAAATTGACTGAGGAAGACCCTACACTTCGTGCTCACACAGACGAAGAGACTGGTCAAACCATCCTTGCTGGTATGGGTGAGCTTCACCTCGATATCATCATCGAGCGTATGCGTCGTGAATTCAAGGTTGACACTAATGTGGGTAAACCACAGGTTGCATACCGCGAGACATTCAAGGCTCCTGCACGTGTTGAAGGTAAATTCGTACGTCAATCCGGTGGTCGTGGACAATACGGTCACGTATGGGTTGAATTCGAACCGCTGGAAGCAGGTTCAGGTAACCAATTCGACAGCAAAATCGTCGGTGGTGCTGTACCGAGGGAATATATCGCTCCAGCTCAACAAGGTATTGAAGAAGCTATGAAGAATGGTGTTCTTGCAGGCTTCCCGCTTGTAGACGTTAAAGCCACAATCGTAGACGGTTCATACCATGATGTTGACTCCAGTGAGATGGCGTTTAAAATCGCTGGTTCCATGGCTTTAAAAGCAGCAAAAGACAAATGTCAAGCTGTTCTTCTTGAGCCAATCATGAAAGTTGAAGTTACGGTTCCGGAAGAGTACATGGGTGACGTTATGGGTATGCTGAACTCCCGTCGTGGACGCATCGAAGGTATGGATGCCCGTGGAAGTGCGCAAATCATTCGCGCTAAAGTACCTCTTTCCGAAATGTTCGGATATTCAACAACGCTTCGTTCCGGTACACAAGGACGCGGTGTGTTCTCTATGGAGCTTTCCCACTATGAAGAAGTTCCTAGAAACATTTCTGAAGAAATCGTGTCGAAACATAAAGGCGAAGAATAA
- the tuf gene encoding elongation factor Tu encodes MAKAKFERTKPHVNIGTIGHVDHGKTTLTAAITTVLTKTYGGGNAIAYDQIDKAPEERERGITISTSHVEYESANRHYAHVDCPGHADYVKNMITGAAQMDGAILVVSAADGPMPQTREHILLSRNVGVPYIVVFLNKCDMVEDEELLELVEMEVRDLLNEYEFPGDDTPVIRGSAREALQNPDGDYAKKIIEMFEIIDEYIPLPERPVDKPFLMPVEDVFSITGRGTVATGRVERGTVKVGDEVEIVGISEETKKSVVTGVEMFRKLLDSAEAGDNIGALLRGVDRSEIERGQVLAKPASVNPHTEFTAQVYVLTKEEGGRHKPFFTGYRPQFYFRTTDVTGVINLPEGSEMVMPGDNIEVTVSLIAPIAIEEGTRFSIREGGRTVGSGAVVSIQK; translated from the coding sequence ATGGCAAAGGCTAAATTTGAACGTACAAAACCGCACGTTAATATCGGTACAATCGGTCACGTTGACCATGGTAAAACTACGTTGACTGCTGCAATCACTACCGTTTTGACTAAAACTTACGGTGGAGGTAACGCGATCGCATACGACCAAATCGACAAAGCTCCAGAAGAGCGCGAGCGCGGTATCACTATCTCTACTTCCCACGTTGAGTATGAGTCGGCTAACCGCCACTACGCTCACGTTGACTGCCCAGGTCACGCCGACTATGTTAAAAACATGATCACTGGCGCGGCTCAAATGGACGGTGCAATCCTGGTTGTATCCGCAGCTGACGGCCCAATGCCGCAAACTCGCGAGCACATCCTGTTGTCCCGTAACGTAGGCGTTCCTTACATCGTTGTATTCTTGAACAAATGCGACATGGTTGAAGACGAAGAACTTCTTGAGCTTGTTGAAATGGAAGTTCGCGACCTGCTTAACGAATATGAGTTCCCAGGTGATGACACTCCAGTTATCCGTGGATCCGCTCGTGAAGCTCTTCAAAATCCAGATGGCGACTACGCTAAGAAAATCATTGAAATGTTCGAAATCATCGACGAGTACATTCCGCTTCCAGAGCGTCCGGTTGACAAACCATTCTTGATGCCAGTTGAGGACGTATTCTCCATCACTGGTCGTGGTACGGTTGCTACAGGCCGCGTTGAGCGTGGTACTGTAAAAGTCGGCGACGAGGTTGAAATCGTTGGTATTTCCGAAGAAACTAAAAAATCCGTTGTTACGGGCGTTGAAATGTTCCGTAAATTGCTTGATTCCGCTGAAGCGGGTGACAACATCGGTGCATTGCTCCGTGGTGTAGATCGTTCCGAAATCGAGCGCGGTCAAGTTCTTGCAAAGCCAGCTTCCGTTAATCCGCATACAGAGTTCACTGCTCAAGTATACGTATTGACTAAAGAAGAGGGCGGACGTCATAAACCTTTCTTCACAGGTTACCGTCCACAATTCTATTTCCGTACTACAGACGTAACTGGTGTTATTAACCTGCCAGAAGGTTCCGAAATGGTTATGCCTGGCGACAACATCGAAGTTACTGTATCCCTGATCGCCCCAATCGCGATTGAAGAAGGAACTCGTTTCTCCATTCGTGAAGGTGGACGTACTGTAGGATCCGGTGCGGTTGTATCCATCCAAAAATAA
- the rpsJ gene encoding 30S ribosomal protein S10 codes for MAKQKIRIRLKAYDHRILDQSAEKIVETAKRSGAGVSGPIPLPTEKQIITILRAVHKYKDSREQFEMRTHKRLIDIVNPTPQTVDALMRLDLPSGVDIEIKL; via the coding sequence ATGGCAAAGCAAAAAATTCGTATTCGTTTGAAAGCTTATGATCACAGAATTCTTGATCAATCCGCAGAGAAAATCGTTGAAACGGCAAAACGTTCAGGTGCTGGTGTATCCGGACCGATTCCGCTTCCGACTGAGAAACAAATCATTACTATTCTCCGTGCGGTACACAAGTACAAGGATTCCCGGGAGCAATTCGAAATGCGGACGCACAAACGTCTGATCGACATTGTTAACCCGACTCCACAAACTGTGGATGCCTTGATGCGCTTGGACCTGCCGTCCGGTGTAGATATCGAAATTAAATTGTAA
- the rplC gene encoding 50S ribosomal protein L3: MKGILGKKLGMTQVFTPEGIVIPVTVIEAESNIVLQKKDAENDGYEAIQIGYADKKESRATKPELGHAKKANSAPKRYVREIRGVDLAAYEVGQEVKVDIFAEGEFVDVTGISKGKGFQGSIKRWGQSRGPMSHGSRYHRGPGSMGSIQANRVPKGKKLPGHMGNETVTIQNLEVVRVDAERNVLLVKGSIPGPKNSVVKIKQAVKK, encoded by the coding sequence ATGAAAGGTATCTTAGGGAAAAAACTCGGAATGACTCAAGTGTTTACTCCGGAAGGAATTGTTATTCCTGTAACGGTAATCGAAGCTGAGTCCAACATCGTCCTGCAGAAGAAAGATGCAGAGAACGATGGATATGAAGCGATTCAAATCGGTTATGCCGATAAGAAAGAAAGCAGAGCTACCAAACCTGAATTAGGTCACGCTAAAAAGGCGAATTCAGCACCTAAGCGCTACGTTCGTGAAATTCGCGGTGTTGATTTGGCAGCATATGAAGTTGGCCAAGAGGTCAAAGTTGATATTTTTGCTGAAGGCGAATTTGTTGACGTAACAGGTATTTCTAAAGGTAAAGGATTCCAAGGTAGTATCAAACGTTGGGGTCAAAGCCGCGGACCGATGTCTCACGGTTCCCGTTACCATCGTGGTCCAGGTTCCATGGGTTCCATCCAAGCCAACCGTGTTCCTAAAGGCAAGAAGCTGCCAGGACATATGGGTAACGAAACAGTGACGATTCAAAACCTTGAAGTCGTTCGCGTGGATGCTGAGCGTAACGTATTGCTGGTTAAAGGATCCATTCCTGGTCCTAAAAATAGCGTAGTAAAAATCAAACAAGCGGTGAAGAAATAA
- the rplD gene encoding 50S ribosomal protein L4: MPKVALYNVSGSQVGEVELNDAVFGIEPNVHVLHDAVVMQRASLRLGTHKVKGRSEVRGGGRKPWKQKGTGRARHGSIRSPQWVGGGIVFGPTPRSYAYKLPKKVRRLAIKSALSSKVIDQDIIVLDALSLNAPKTKEFAAILNNLKVDRKALIVAPSYDDNVALSARNIPGVKFVAADGINVLDVLTHDKLIITKEAVQKVEEVLA; the protein is encoded by the coding sequence ATGCCTAAAGTAGCACTTTATAATGTCAGTGGTAGCCAAGTGGGCGAAGTCGAACTGAATGACGCGGTATTCGGTATTGAGCCGAACGTTCACGTTCTTCATGACGCAGTTGTTATGCAGCGCGCTTCCCTGCGTTTGGGTACTCATAAAGTAAAAGGACGCTCCGAAGTACGCGGAGGCGGCCGTAAACCATGGAAACAAAAAGGCACAGGTCGTGCTCGTCATGGTTCGATCCGCTCCCCACAATGGGTTGGCGGTGGAATCGTGTTTGGACCGACGCCGCGCAGCTATGCGTATAAATTGCCTAAGAAAGTTCGCCGTTTGGCGATTAAATCGGCTCTTTCTTCGAAAGTGATCGATCAAGACATTATCGTATTGGACGCGCTCAGCCTGAACGCTCCTAAGACGAAAGAGTTTGCAGCCATTCTGAACAATCTGAAAGTAGACCGCAAAGCATTGATCGTAGCACCGAGCTATGATGATAATGTAGCGTTGTCCGCACGCAATATCCCAGGTGTTAAGTTTGTTGCAGCTGACGGCATTAATGTTCTTGACGTGTTGACGCACGACAAACTGATCATTACGAAAGAAGCAGTTCAGAAGGTAGAGGAGGTGCTCGCGTAA
- the rplW gene encoding 50S ribosomal protein L23 — protein sequence MKDPRDIIKRPVITERTAEYMGENKYVFKVDIRANKTEIKQAVEAIFDVKVSNVNTLRVPGKPKRYGRHFGYTPEWKKAFVTLTADSKPLEFFESV from the coding sequence ATGAAGGATCCTCGTGATATAATTAAACGTCCGGTGATTACGGAACGTACGGCTGAATACATGGGTGAGAACAAATATGTTTTCAAAGTAGACATTCGTGCGAATAAAACCGAAATCAAACAAGCTGTAGAAGCGATCTTTGATGTAAAAGTGAGCAATGTGAATACGCTGCGTGTTCCTGGCAAGCCAAAACGTTACGGACGCCACTTCGGATATACTCCTGAATGGAAAAAGGCATTCGTTACGCTGACAGCTGACAGCAAACCGCTTGAGTTTTTTGAATCGGTATAA
- the rplB gene encoding 50S ribosomal protein L2 — protein MPIKKYKPTSPARRNMSVSTFEEITTDRPEKSLLAPLSKTAGRNNHGKITVRHHGGGHKRNYRIIDFKRNKDGIPGRVATIEYDPNRTSNIALIHYVDGEKRYILAPKGLKVGDMIESGPESDIKIGNALPLENIPVGTVIHNIELQPGKGGQLVRAAGTEGQLLGKEDKYVSVRLSSGEVRKILKVCRATIGSVGNQDHELIKIGKAGRGRWLGKRPSVRGLVMNPNDHPHGGGEGRAPIGRKSPLSPWGKPTLGYKTRKKGKASDKYIVRGRTK, from the coding sequence GTGCCAATTAAAAAGTATAAACCGACATCTCCGGCTAGACGGAACATGTCTGTATCCACTTTTGAAGAAATTACTACGGATCGTCCGGAGAAATCGTTGCTTGCTCCATTGAGCAAAACGGCTGGACGTAACAACCACGGTAAAATTACGGTTCGCCACCACGGTGGAGGACATAAACGTAACTATCGTATCATCGACTTCAAACGTAACAAAGATGGAATTCCAGGTCGCGTTGCTACAATTGAGTATGACCCGAACCGGACATCCAACATCGCTCTGATTCATTATGTTGACGGCGAGAAGCGCTACATTTTGGCTCCTAAAGGGCTGAAGGTTGGCGACATGATTGAGTCAGGACCTGAGTCTGACATCAAAATCGGAAATGCTCTTCCATTGGAGAACATTCCTGTAGGTACAGTTATCCACAATATTGAACTTCAACCAGGCAAAGGCGGACAGCTTGTTCGTGCAGCTGGTACAGAAGGACAATTGCTCGGTAAAGAAGATAAATACGTATCTGTTCGCTTGTCTTCTGGCGAAGTTCGTAAAATTCTTAAAGTTTGCCGTGCAACCATTGGTTCTGTAGGTAACCAAGACCATGAATTGATCAAGATTGGTAAAGCCGGTCGCGGTCGTTGGCTCGGCAAGCGTCCATCTGTACGCGGTCTTGTCATGAACCCTAACGATCACCCACACGGTGGTGGTGAAGGTCGCGCACCAATCGGTCGCAAGTCTCCGCTTTCTCCATGGGGCAAACCGACGCTTGGTTACAAAACGCGTAAAAAAGGCAAAGCTTCTGATAAATATATCGTTCGCGGCCGCACGAAGTAA